The following are encoded together in the Chanodichthys erythropterus isolate Z2021 chromosome 16, ASM2448905v1, whole genome shotgun sequence genome:
- the cplx4c gene encoding complexin-4c, with protein MAFLLQQMLGDKLKNMTGGGEAAGEAGEEKETAASKGMSREEFEEYQKQLIEEKIARDKEFATKKAERANLRVLLRDKYRLPQSAQDDATVQMAGDDLDIPEELAKMVDEDEEEEEINDSFMGKLQNMDVDFDSIKAKAQSTMTEVKQAAEDKCVMM; from the exons ATGGCGTTCCTCCTGCAGCAGATGTTGGGGGACAAACTGAAGAACATGACAGGAGGAGGCGAGGCTGCAGGCGAGGCCGGGGAGGAAAAAGAGACGGCGGCGTCTAAAGGAATGAGCCGGGAAGAGTTCGAGGAGTACCAGAAACAGCTCATCGAGGAGAA GATCGCCAGGGACAAGGAGTTTGCTACGAAAAAAGCCGAGAGAGCAAACTTACGAGTGCTTCTACGTGACAAATACAGACTACCACAG AGTGCACAAGACGACGCCACCGTCCAGATGGCCGGAGATGACCTGGACATTCCCGAGGAGCTGGCCAAGATGGTGGACGAAgacgaggaggaggaagaaataAACGATTCTTTTATGGGAAAACTCCAGAACATGGACGTGGACTTTGATTCAATCAAGGCTAAAGCTCAGAGCACGATGACGGAGGTCAAACAGGCGGCGGAAGACAAATGTGTCATGATGTGA